In Curtobacterium sp. L6-1, a genomic segment contains:
- a CDS encoding glycerophosphoryl diester phosphodiesterase membrane domain-containing protein: MVDGGWHVPGAGAQPERHDDGPQRAVPEQGRASGPGGTPWPPMQPASGGGQLPPAAARPVIPLRPLGLGDVLAGAFTVFRRNARVLLLWAVLLSGVLGLVSTIGSALGQRTLQSRLLGAVDGGGDTDAIIAGTVTLYAVLSIGLPFVAYLARGFLVAPIAVDTGQRVLGRRGTFRGLWSLLAGRRGAVLGWILLQLAAGVVLGLAFVLVIGGTVGALAVGNSSAGWFVLAVVVMALGFVVLLAFLVTRFAFTVPTIALEGRSVFSAAGQSWRLTRGAFWRTFGILLLAQVAFAMAAGIAGIPLTIGLTLFTGVFDPLGQTASTGPSVGGVVALVVGSLLTIAVQCVTDVLGASITTFLAIDRRIRTEALDQRIAAHLETGQPSDPFAPAAPVVRSAWSGPTGWQRQDWQQQDWQPQGWPDQPGAQQYSAQQGWPHQPGAQQPGAQQSWPRQDWPGQPGAQQYGAQQAWPRQDWPGQPGAQQYGAQQPWPRQQPGSQQGWPPATTQRPEDPTSEPDTQDPASGRP, translated from the coding sequence ATGGTCGACGGTGGATGGCACGTGCCGGGCGCGGGAGCGCAGCCCGAGCGCCACGACGACGGACCGCAGCGCGCCGTCCCGGAGCAGGGTCGCGCCTCCGGTCCTGGAGGCACGCCCTGGCCCCCGATGCAGCCCGCGTCCGGCGGCGGGCAGCTCCCACCGGCCGCTGCGCGGCCCGTCATCCCGCTGCGGCCGCTCGGCCTGGGTGACGTCCTCGCCGGTGCCTTCACCGTGTTCCGCCGCAACGCGCGTGTGCTGCTGCTGTGGGCGGTGCTGCTCTCCGGGGTGCTCGGCCTGGTCTCGACGATCGGCTCGGCGCTCGGGCAGCGCACCCTGCAGTCCCGACTGCTCGGCGCCGTCGACGGGGGCGGGGACACGGACGCGATCATCGCCGGGACGGTGACGCTGTACGCGGTGCTCTCGATCGGCCTGCCGTTCGTGGCCTACCTCGCCCGCGGGTTCCTCGTCGCTCCGATCGCGGTCGACACCGGGCAGCGGGTGCTCGGCCGCCGCGGGACCTTCCGCGGGCTGTGGTCACTCCTGGCCGGACGCCGGGGCGCGGTCCTCGGGTGGATCCTGCTGCAGCTCGCCGCGGGCGTCGTGCTCGGTCTCGCCTTCGTGCTCGTCATCGGCGGGACCGTCGGCGCGCTGGCGGTCGGCAACAGCAGCGCGGGCTGGTTCGTGCTCGCCGTCGTCGTGATGGCCCTCGGCTTCGTGGTGCTGCTCGCGTTCCTCGTCACCCGCTTCGCGTTCACGGTGCCGACCATCGCCCTCGAGGGCCGGAGCGTCTTCTCGGCCGCCGGCCAGTCGTGGCGGCTCACCCGCGGCGCCTTCTGGCGGACGTTCGGCATCCTGCTGCTCGCACAGGTGGCCTTCGCCATGGCTGCGGGCATCGCCGGCATCCCGCTCACCATCGGTCTGACGCTGTTCACCGGGGTGTTCGACCCGCTGGGGCAGACCGCGTCGACCGGACCGTCGGTCGGCGGCGTCGTCGCCCTCGTCGTGGGCAGCCTGCTCACGATCGCGGTGCAGTGCGTGACGGACGTCCTCGGCGCCTCGATCACGACGTTCCTGGCGATCGACCGCCGCATCCGGACCGAGGCGCTCGACCAGCGGATCGCCGCGCACCTCGAGACGGGGCAGCCGAGCGACCCGTTCGCGCCCGCCGCTCCGGTCGTACGGTCGGCGTGGTCCGGCCCGACAGGATGGCAGCGACAGGACTGGCAGCAGCAGGACTGGCAGCCGCAGGGCTGGCCGGACCAGCCCGGCGCCCAGCAGTACAGCGCCCAGCAGGGCTGGCCCCACCAGCCCGGCGCCCAGCAGCCCGGCGCCCAGCAGAGCTGGCCCCGGCAGGACTGGCCGGGCCAGCCCGGTGCCCAGCAGTACGGCGCCCAGCAGGCCTGGCCCCGGCAGGACTGGCCGGGCCAGCCCGGTGCCCAGCAGTACGGCGCCCAGCAGCCGTGGCCCCGGCAGCAGCCCGGGTCGCAGCAGGGCTGGCCGCCGGCGACCACGCAGCGCCCGGAGGACCCCACGAGCGAGCCGGACACGCAGGACCCGGCGAGCGGTCGCCCGTGA
- a CDS encoding stage II sporulation protein M, with protein sequence MDLDAYADTHRERWTELDRLARRRPRSGADVDRLVAEYQAAATELARIRQVAPRSATGDRLSLTLHRARLRFTGTPTDPLTMLTRFFALQLPAALYRIRWVTIWVAVATAVVAAITAVWIASTPGAVGTFGSDEALRQYATQDFVDYYSDHGLGAFTAQVWTNNAYIAASMVAFGITGLFVPYAIVQNAVSLGVSASIMHSQGRLGDFFLYIAPHGQLELYSIFLAGGAGLLIAWSWIAPGQRTRAQALAEDGRALITVAIGLVLTLLLSGIVEGTVTRQDWPWPVKIGIGTVALVAVLTYQWVLGGRAYRAGERGDVDEFDRGATSIVAG encoded by the coding sequence ATGGACCTGGACGCCTACGCGGACACGCACCGGGAGCGGTGGACGGAGCTCGACCGGCTTGCACGACGGCGCCCGCGGTCGGGCGCGGACGTCGACCGGCTCGTCGCCGAGTACCAGGCCGCCGCCACCGAACTCGCACGGATCCGCCAGGTCGCGCCGCGCTCCGCGACGGGGGACCGGCTCTCGCTGACCCTGCACCGTGCGCGCCTCCGCTTCACCGGCACGCCGACGGACCCGCTGACCATGCTCACGCGGTTCTTCGCGCTGCAGCTGCCGGCAGCCCTGTACCGGATCCGCTGGGTGACGATCTGGGTCGCCGTCGCCACCGCGGTCGTCGCGGCCATCACCGCCGTCTGGATCGCCTCGACGCCGGGTGCGGTCGGGACCTTCGGCTCCGACGAGGCGCTCCGGCAGTACGCCACCCAGGACTTCGTCGACTACTACTCCGACCACGGCCTCGGGGCGTTCACCGCGCAGGTGTGGACCAACAACGCCTACATCGCCGCGAGCATGGTGGCCTTCGGGATCACCGGGCTCTTCGTGCCGTACGCGATCGTGCAGAACGCCGTGAGCCTCGGTGTCTCGGCGTCGATCATGCACTCGCAGGGTCGACTCGGCGACTTCTTCCTGTACATCGCACCGCACGGGCAGCTCGAGTTGTACTCGATCTTCCTCGCGGGCGGTGCGGGGCTCCTGATCGCCTGGTCGTGGATCGCCCCCGGACAGCGGACGCGCGCGCAGGCCCTGGCCGAGGACGGCCGAGCGCTCATCACCGTCGCGATCGGCCTCGTGCTCACGCTGCTGCTGTCCGGCATCGTCGAGGGCACCGTCACCCGGCAGGACTGGCCGTGGCCGGTCAAGATCGGCATCGGCACGGTCGCGCTCGTCGCGGTGCTGACGTACCAGTGGGTGCTCGGTGGTCGGGCGTACCGGGCCGGCGAACGCGGTGACGTCGACGAGTTCGACCGCGGCGCCACGTCGATCGTCGCCGGCTGA
- a CDS encoding RDD family protein: MPKRSTPRDLADRRFVRALDETDDALVVGEAVALDVVPAGIVLRLAAAVLDALCLGVLLVMLLIGISRVWPVGTDDAWAAALQIVVVVVVFVLVPAAVETATRGRSVGRYALGTRVVRLDGGAISFRHAFTRALVGLLELWLTVGSLALVVALFGARPRRLGDLLAGTVVQHERLPRATDPVVVLPVSLIGWSGLADVSALPQRLENRLAAFFRGAASVRPALRDDTARRLADEVAEYAHPVPPVPPEEFLAGVVALRRQRDRRAFGSRARTLDAATAVAGARPPGFPR; this comes from the coding sequence ATGCCGAAGCGCAGCACGCCCCGGGACCTGGCGGACCGACGGTTCGTCCGCGCACTCGACGAGACCGACGACGCGCTCGTGGTCGGCGAGGCGGTCGCGCTCGACGTCGTGCCCGCGGGGATCGTGCTCCGCCTGGCGGCCGCCGTCCTTGACGCGCTGTGCCTCGGTGTGCTCCTGGTGATGCTGCTCATCGGCATTTCCCGCGTCTGGCCCGTGGGCACGGACGACGCCTGGGCGGCGGCGCTGCAGATCGTCGTGGTCGTGGTGGTCTTCGTGCTCGTCCCGGCCGCGGTCGAGACCGCCACGCGCGGCAGGAGCGTCGGCCGGTACGCCCTCGGCACCCGCGTCGTGCGGCTCGACGGCGGGGCGATCTCCTTCCGGCACGCCTTTACCCGTGCCCTCGTCGGCCTGCTCGAGCTGTGGCTGACCGTCGGGTCGCTCGCGCTTGTGGTCGCCCTGTTCGGCGCCCGTCCCCGGCGTCTCGGCGACCTGCTCGCCGGCACCGTCGTGCAGCACGAGCGGCTGCCGCGTGCCACCGACCCGGTCGTCGTCCTGCCCGTGTCCCTCATCGGATGGTCCGGCCTCGCCGACGTGTCCGCGCTCCCCCAGCGCCTGGAGAACCGGCTCGCCGCGTTCTTCCGCGGGGCAGCGAGCGTGCGGCCGGCGCTCCGCGACGACACCGCGCGACGCTTGGCCGACGAGGTCGCCGAGTACGCCCACCCGGTGCCGCCGGTGCCCCCGGAGGAGTTCCTGGCCGGGGTCGTCGCACTGCGGCGGCAGCGGGACCGGCGGGCGTTCGGCTCCCGGGCGCGCACGCTCGACGCGGCCACAGCGGTGGCCGGCGCACGGCCGCCCGGCTTCCCGCGCTGA
- the mtrA gene encoding MtrAB system response regulator MtrA, with product MTPRILVVDDDQALAEMIGIVLRSEGYEPDFSADGNDAVDAFHATKPDLVLLDVMLPGIDGNEVCRRIRAESGTPIIMLTAKGDTADVVLGLENGADDYVVKPFNPKELVARIRTRLRPTASDATVLHVGDLVVDVPGHEVRRGDTPIALTPLEFDLLRALAEKPSQVFTREMLLEQVWGYHYKADTRLVNVHVQRLRAKIEHDPDNPRIVTTVRGVGYRAGTQS from the coding sequence ATGACACCGCGCATCCTCGTCGTCGACGACGACCAGGCCCTCGCCGAGATGATCGGCATCGTCCTCCGCTCGGAGGGCTACGAGCCCGACTTCAGCGCCGACGGCAACGACGCCGTGGACGCGTTCCACGCGACGAAGCCCGACCTCGTGCTCCTCGACGTGATGCTGCCCGGCATCGACGGCAACGAGGTCTGCCGTCGGATCCGCGCCGAGAGCGGCACGCCGATCATCATGCTGACCGCGAAGGGCGACACCGCGGACGTCGTCCTCGGGCTCGAGAACGGGGCGGACGACTACGTCGTCAAGCCGTTCAACCCGAAGGAACTCGTCGCCCGTATCCGCACCCGGCTGCGTCCGACGGCGAGCGACGCCACCGTCCTGCACGTCGGGGACCTCGTCGTCGACGTCCCCGGGCACGAGGTCCGCCGCGGCGACACGCCGATCGCGCTCACCCCGCTCGAGTTCGACCTGCTCCGCGCCCTCGCCGAGAAGCCCAGCCAGGTCTTCACACGCGAGATGCTGCTCGAGCAGGTGTGGGGATACCACTACAAGGCGGACACCCGACTGGTGAACGTGCACGTGCAGCGCCTCCGCGCCAAGATCGAGCACGACCCGGACAACCCGCGCATCGTGACCACCGTCCGCGGCGTCGGGTACCGGGCCGGCACGCAGAGCTGA
- the ahcY gene encoding adenosylhomocysteinase, translating to MPIETRAAVPFRVADLSLAEAGRHQIRLAENEMPGLMALREEFGPTQPLAGARIAGSLHMTVQTAVLIETLVALGAQVRWASCNIFSTQDEAAAAIAVGPTGTPDAPAGVPVFAWKGETLEEYWWCTSQVFDWSVEAAAAGADWTGPNLILDDGGDATMLVHTGADAEAAGSVPEAAADASAEWRIVLATVAASLEESTDRWTRIAADVEGVTEETTTGVHRLYELSRNGELRFPAINVNDSVTKSKFDNKYGIRHSLPDGLNRATDVLIGGKVAFVVGYGDVGKGAAEALRGQGARVIVSEVDPICALQAAMDGYQVARLQDVAGEVDIVVTCTGNLGVVGVEDMLALKHLAIVANVGHFDNEIDMTGLESLAGAEKVEIKPQVHEWRLPNGRSILVLSEGRLMNLGNATGHPSFVMSNSFTNQVLAQIELHTRREEYPTGVYVLPKHLDEKVARLHLEALGVRLTELRPEQAAYIGVAVEGPYKPEHYRY from the coding sequence ATGCCGATCGAAACCCGCGCAGCCGTCCCGTTCCGCGTCGCCGACCTCTCCCTCGCCGAGGCCGGGCGCCACCAGATCCGCCTCGCCGAGAACGAGATGCCCGGACTGATGGCCCTGCGCGAGGAGTTCGGTCCCACGCAGCCCCTCGCCGGAGCCCGCATCGCCGGGTCCCTGCACATGACGGTCCAGACGGCCGTCCTCATCGAGACCCTCGTCGCGCTCGGCGCACAGGTCCGCTGGGCCAGCTGCAACATCTTCTCGACCCAGGACGAAGCCGCCGCGGCGATCGCCGTCGGCCCCACCGGAACCCCGGACGCCCCCGCCGGCGTCCCCGTGTTCGCGTGGAAGGGCGAGACGCTCGAGGAGTACTGGTGGTGCACCAGCCAGGTCTTCGACTGGAGCGTCGAGGCCGCGGCGGCCGGCGCCGACTGGACCGGCCCGAACCTGATCCTCGACGACGGGGGCGACGCCACCATGCTCGTGCACACCGGTGCCGACGCCGAGGCCGCCGGGTCCGTCCCGGAGGCCGCCGCGGACGCCAGCGCCGAGTGGCGGATCGTGCTCGCGACCGTCGCCGCCTCGCTCGAGGAGTCCACCGACCGCTGGACCCGCATCGCCGCGGACGTCGAGGGCGTCACCGAGGAGACCACCACCGGCGTGCACCGCCTCTACGAGCTGTCGCGGAACGGCGAGCTCCGGTTCCCCGCGATCAACGTGAACGACTCCGTGACGAAGTCGAAGTTCGACAACAAGTACGGCATCCGCCACTCGCTGCCCGACGGCCTGAACCGCGCGACCGACGTCCTGATCGGCGGCAAGGTCGCGTTCGTCGTCGGGTACGGGGACGTCGGCAAGGGCGCGGCCGAGGCGCTCCGCGGCCAGGGTGCCCGGGTCATCGTCAGCGAGGTCGACCCGATCTGCGCGCTGCAGGCCGCGATGGACGGCTACCAGGTCGCCCGGCTGCAGGACGTCGCGGGCGAGGTCGACATCGTCGTCACCTGCACCGGCAACCTCGGGGTCGTCGGCGTCGAGGACATGCTCGCCCTGAAGCACCTCGCCATCGTGGCGAACGTCGGGCACTTCGACAACGAGATCGACATGACCGGGCTCGAGTCGCTGGCCGGTGCCGAGAAGGTCGAGATCAAGCCGCAGGTGCACGAGTGGCGCCTGCCGAACGGCCGGTCGATCCTGGTGCTCAGCGAGGGCCGGCTGATGAACCTCGGCAACGCGACCGGGCACCCGTCCTTCGTGATGAGCAACTCGTTCACGAACCAGGTCCTCGCCCAGATCGAGCTGCACACCCGGCGCGAGGAGTACCCGACGGGCGTGTACGTGCTGCCGAAGCACCTGGACGAGAAGGTCGCCCGGCTGCACCTCGAGGCCCTGGGCGTCCGGCTGACCGAGCTCCGGCCGGAGCAGGCGGCGTACATCGGCGTCGCGGTCGAAGGCCCCTACAAGCCGGAGCACTACCGCTACTGA
- a CDS encoding DUF58 domain-containing protein, with amino-acid sequence MAVTGRFVALLAVAVVPVVLLGSGWGGVAWVGLVVLAAAVDLVLAADLTRVRVERRMPRLTRRDASAEGTLVLANDGRRVLRAVVRDMWEPSAGHAPRRIPLTVPAGERRTARMRFTPFRRGRRTTAGVALRAAGPLGLAARQRVLPAPAELVVTPPFRSRRHLPSRLVRLRELDGETTLQLRGQGTEFDSLRDYVRGDDVRSIDWRATARRQDLVVRTWRPERDRRVVVVVDAGRAGAGRVDDEPRLDTAIETALLVGALAAAAGDRVDLVVLDDAVRGRVHNATRADVVQRFGEELATAEPELRPTDWAAVPGIVDAVTTQRALVVLATSLDSVGASGDLLAVLPVLARRHAVVVTAVEDPLVVAMATDGRTGREGSDGAGAALPFGGTRRDGDAVYRRAAAERTLLDAEGVADVARRAGVEVVRGLPEDVPPRTADAYLRAKAAGRL; translated from the coding sequence GTGGCGGTCACCGGTCGGTTCGTGGCGCTCCTCGCCGTCGCGGTGGTCCCCGTCGTCCTGCTCGGCAGCGGCTGGGGCGGTGTGGCGTGGGTCGGCCTCGTCGTGCTCGCCGCCGCGGTCGACCTCGTGCTCGCCGCGGACCTCACCCGGGTGCGCGTCGAGCGGCGGATGCCCCGGCTCACCCGCCGGGACGCGTCCGCCGAGGGCACCCTGGTGCTCGCCAACGACGGCCGACGCGTCCTCCGCGCGGTGGTCCGCGACATGTGGGAGCCCTCGGCCGGGCACGCACCGCGACGCATCCCGCTGACGGTGCCCGCCGGCGAGCGACGCACCGCGCGGATGCGGTTCACCCCGTTCCGCCGCGGACGCCGCACCACCGCGGGCGTCGCCCTCCGGGCCGCCGGGCCGCTCGGGCTCGCCGCCCGCCAGCGGGTGCTCCCCGCGCCGGCCGAGCTCGTCGTCACGCCGCCGTTCCGCTCCCGCCGCCACCTGCCGTCCCGACTCGTCCGCCTCCGCGAGCTGGACGGCGAGACGACGCTCCAGCTGCGCGGCCAGGGCACCGAGTTCGACTCGCTCCGCGACTACGTCCGCGGCGACGACGTTCGGTCGATCGACTGGCGCGCGACCGCCCGGCGGCAGGACCTGGTCGTCCGGACCTGGCGCCCCGAGCGCGACCGCCGGGTCGTCGTGGTCGTCGACGCCGGCCGCGCGGGAGCCGGCCGCGTCGACGACGAACCGCGCCTGGACACCGCGATCGAGACCGCGCTGCTCGTGGGAGCTCTCGCCGCGGCGGCCGGGGACCGGGTCGACCTGGTCGTGCTCGACGACGCCGTCCGCGGCCGCGTGCACAACGCCACCCGGGCGGACGTCGTGCAGCGCTTCGGCGAGGAGCTGGCGACCGCGGAACCCGAACTCCGCCCGACGGACTGGGCGGCCGTTCCCGGCATCGTCGACGCGGTCACGACCCAGCGTGCCCTCGTGGTGCTCGCGACGAGTCTCGACTCGGTCGGGGCGTCCGGGGACCTGCTCGCGGTGCTGCCGGTCCTCGCACGACGGCACGCGGTGGTGGTCACGGCGGTCGAGGACCCGCTGGTGGTCGCGATGGCGACCGACGGGCGCACCGGACGGGAGGGGTCCGACGGAGCGGGGGCGGCCCTCCCGTTCGGCGGGACGCGACGTGACGGTGACGCCGTGTACCGGCGGGCGGCCGCGGAACGGACGCTGCTCGACGCCGAGGGCGTCGCCGACGTGGCCCGGCGTGCGGGGGTCGAGGTGGTGCGCGGTCTGCCGGAGGACGTGCCGCCGCGCACCGCCGACGCGTACCTGCGGGCGAAAGCGGCCGGGAGGCTCTGA
- a CDS encoding metallopeptidase family protein, whose amino-acid sequence MRRKPPPVPRVDRARGRARHGRGHRSSITGPELAPVITRAEAFDRIVGDTAHYLVGLWPEELAGVVFQVADMPHDAALPDALPRWRVDRDGRRVTVFRIPVERVTHSPEKDDVDRRIVVETAVFRAVAELIDKDPWDLAPDRYRHW is encoded by the coding sequence ATGCGTCGCAAGCCCCCGCCCGTCCCCCGTGTCGACCGCGCCCGCGGACGCGCGAGGCACGGCCGGGGCCACCGCTCGAGCATCACCGGGCCGGAGCTCGCCCCCGTCATCACCCGTGCCGAGGCCTTCGACCGCATCGTCGGCGACACCGCGCACTACCTCGTCGGGCTCTGGCCGGAGGAGCTCGCGGGCGTCGTGTTCCAGGTCGCGGACATGCCGCACGACGCGGCACTGCCGGACGCCCTGCCGCGCTGGCGGGTGGACCGCGACGGCCGCCGGGTCACGGTGTTCCGCATCCCCGTGGAGCGCGTGACGCACAGTCCCGAGAAGGACGACGTGGACCGGCGGATCGTCGTCGAGACCGCGGTGTTCCGAGCCGTCGCCGAGCTCATCGACAAGGACCCGTGGGACCTGGCACCGGACCGCTACCGGCACTGGTGA
- a CDS encoding DUF4129 domain-containing protein, with the protein MTTPGPDEARRLLEQELGRAAYGGAQETWWDRASRTFLEWLGSLVPDGTGSPAFGRTLLVIAVLVLVVVVVLVVVSRGLPRRRPRPGTTDPGAVFDDDDLRSADVVAAAAAAALRAGDWSTAVLEGFRALARGLGERDLVLVVPGATARAIADRATTPFPALGDTLRDASDAFDAVRYLGVEADEPTARRVLDAERDVRRARPVATGGPARSDGPTVPA; encoded by the coding sequence GTGACGACCCCCGGTCCGGACGAGGCGCGGCGGCTGCTCGAACAGGAACTCGGGCGCGCTGCGTACGGCGGCGCGCAGGAGACCTGGTGGGACCGGGCGTCCCGGACGTTCCTCGAGTGGCTCGGCTCGCTCGTCCCGGACGGCACCGGGTCGCCCGCCTTCGGTCGGACGCTCCTCGTGATCGCGGTCCTCGTGCTCGTCGTGGTGGTCGTCCTCGTCGTCGTGTCCCGTGGGCTCCCCCGCCGACGCCCGCGTCCGGGCACGACCGACCCCGGCGCGGTCTTCGACGACGACGACCTCCGCTCGGCGGACGTCGTCGCCGCTGCCGCCGCCGCTGCGCTGCGGGCCGGCGACTGGTCGACCGCCGTCCTCGAGGGCTTCCGCGCCCTCGCACGAGGGCTCGGCGAACGGGACCTCGTGCTGGTCGTCCCCGGTGCGACCGCGCGGGCGATCGCGGACCGGGCGACGACGCCGTTCCCGGCACTCGGCGACACCCTGCGTGACGCCTCGGACGCGTTCGACGCCGTCCGCTACCTCGGCGTCGAGGCCGACGAGCCCACCGCCCGCCGGGTCCTCGACGCGGAGCGGGACGTCCGGCGGGCACGCCCGGTCGCCACAGGCGGACCGGCCCGCTCCGACGGACCGACGGTGCCGGCGTGA
- a CDS encoding DUF4350 domain-containing protein encodes MSDTDARTAEAGRASRTPAGPAPTGPAPTGPAPARRRDRLVRIGGWTAVVLVGLLLAALTAAVGSGDRGQATPLDPSSTVGSGSRALVRVLEEQGTAVDVVRGADRLDADLSDGTVLVDDSAGVLSPAAARRIARTAPDVVLVTTDPRVLEAFGVDARPAGGTSAGTVVDTTPCAVPAARVAGSVTTSGVTYDTDDPDVDRCAPSGDGEDRRWGLLRADTRAGTVTVLGTTAALRNDTITSAGNAALALGLLGDGDRLVWYVPTAAGRDAAPTLGSLAPPWVPSAIGLLGVVAVAAAVWRGRRLGPLVVERLPVVVRAAETTEGRARLAARVRDHTHTLDTLRVAALLRTGRSLGLPRSAHVDEVVRRAAAVTGRPAATVGAVLVGGPVDDDRALVDGAAALDDLERAVRRAASGEASRASRPDRPDRPPAPTTDPRPGGRP; translated from the coding sequence GTGAGCGACACCGACGCCCGGACGGCGGAGGCGGGGCGCGCCTCCCGGACGCCCGCCGGACCGGCGCCCACCGGACCGGCGCCCACCGGACCGGCGCCCGCCCGCCGACGCGACCGACTCGTGCGGATCGGCGGCTGGACCGCGGTCGTCCTCGTCGGGCTGCTGCTCGCGGCGCTGACCGCCGCCGTCGGCAGCGGGGACCGGGGACAGGCGACACCGCTCGACCCGTCCTCGACCGTCGGCAGCGGGTCGCGCGCCCTCGTCCGGGTGCTCGAGGAACAGGGCACGGCGGTCGACGTGGTGCGTGGCGCGGACCGACTCGACGCGGACCTGTCCGACGGCACGGTCCTGGTCGACGACTCCGCCGGGGTGCTCTCCCCCGCCGCCGCCCGACGCATCGCCCGCACCGCGCCGGACGTCGTCCTCGTGACCACCGACCCCCGCGTGCTCGAGGCGTTCGGCGTGGACGCCCGACCGGCCGGCGGCACCTCGGCGGGGACCGTCGTCGACACCACCCCGTGCGCCGTGCCCGCCGCCCGTGTCGCGGGTTCCGTCACGACCTCGGGGGTGACCTACGACACGGACGACCCCGACGTCGACCGCTGCGCGCCCTCCGGCGACGGCGAGGACCGGCGCTGGGGCCTGCTGCGCGCCGACACCCGCGCCGGCACGGTGACCGTCCTCGGGACGACCGCCGCCCTCCGCAACGACACCATCACCAGCGCCGGCAACGCGGCCCTGGCCCTCGGACTGCTCGGCGACGGCGACCGCCTCGTCTGGTACGTCCCGACGGCCGCCGGTCGGGACGCCGCCCCGACGCTCGGCTCGCTGGCGCCGCCCTGGGTGCCGAGCGCCATCGGACTGCTCGGCGTCGTCGCGGTCGCGGCGGCGGTCTGGCGTGGACGGCGGCTCGGTCCCCTGGTCGTCGAACGGCTGCCGGTCGTCGTCCGCGCGGCCGAGACCACCGAGGGCCGCGCACGACTCGCCGCCCGGGTCCGCGACCACACCCACACTCTCGACACCCTGCGCGTCGCCGCGCTCCTGCGGACCGGACGCTCGCTCGGCCTGCCCCGCTCCGCCCACGTCGACGAGGTGGTGCGGCGCGCCGCCGCCGTCACCGGCCGTCCGGCGGCGACGGTGGGCGCCGTCCTGGTGGGCGGCCCCGTCGACGACGACCGCGCGCTCGTCGACGGCGCGGCGGCGCTCGACGACCTCGAACGCGCGGTCCGACGGGCCGCGTCCGGGGAGGCGAGCCGCGCCTCCCGGCCGGACCGACCCGACCGCCCGCCAGCACCGACCACCGACCCGCGACCAGGAGGACGACCGTGA
- a CDS encoding DUF3499 family protein produces the protein MDVRICSKVACGAGASATLTYDYADSMVVVGPLSTRVEPHGYDLCARHAAVLRVPQGWRIVRRDPPPRTPDRSAS, from the coding sequence ATGGACGTGCGGATCTGCAGCAAGGTCGCCTGCGGGGCGGGCGCCTCGGCGACCCTGACGTACGACTACGCCGACTCGATGGTGGTCGTCGGACCGCTCTCCACGCGGGTCGAACCGCACGGCTACGACCTGTGCGCCCGGCACGCGGCGGTCCTGCGTGTCCCGCAGGGGTGGCGGATCGTCCGGCGCGACCCACCACCGCGCACGCCGGACCGCTCGGCGTCCTGA
- a CDS encoding AAA family ATPase, which translates to MTDLPTIPSPGRAHDGDPLRDAFGRVRAEVGKAVVGQEGAVSGMIVGLLAQGHVLLEGVPGVAKTLLVRSLAAAMSLDTKRIQFTPDLMPGDVTGSLVYDASTGTFPFREGPVFTNVLLADEVNRTPPKTQSALLEAMEERQVSVDGTARPLPDPFFVAATMNPIEFEGTYTLPEAQLDRFLVKLTLDLPPREVEWQVLRRHADGFVPRDVRSAGIVPVVGVDEVRAAQQAVRAVGARDDVLAYVVDLARATRQAPSVRVGVSPRGSTALLAAAKAWAWLTGYDAITPDHVQAMLLPVWRHRLRIAADAELEGVGADGVLQQVLEQVRVPI; encoded by the coding sequence GTGACCGACCTGCCCACCATCCCCAGCCCCGGACGCGCCCACGACGGCGACCCGCTCCGTGACGCGTTCGGCCGGGTCCGCGCCGAGGTCGGCAAGGCCGTCGTCGGACAGGAGGGCGCCGTCTCCGGGATGATCGTCGGTCTGCTCGCGCAGGGCCACGTCCTGCTCGAGGGCGTCCCCGGCGTCGCGAAGACCCTGCTCGTGCGGAGCCTCGCCGCGGCGATGTCGCTCGACACCAAGCGCATCCAGTTCACCCCGGACCTGATGCCCGGCGACGTGACCGGCTCGCTCGTGTACGACGCCTCGACCGGCACGTTCCCGTTCCGCGAGGGACCGGTGTTCACGAACGTGCTGCTCGCCGACGAGGTGAACCGGACGCCCCCGAAGACGCAGTCCGCGCTCCTCGAGGCCATGGAGGAACGCCAGGTGAGCGTCGACGGGACCGCCCGCCCGCTGCCCGACCCGTTCTTCGTCGCGGCCACGATGAACCCCATCGAGTTCGAGGGCACCTACACGCTGCCCGAGGCGCAGCTCGACCGGTTCCTCGTGAAGCTCACGCTCGACCTGCCGCCGCGCGAGGTGGAGTGGCAGGTCCTCCGCCGCCACGCCGACGGCTTCGTGCCGCGGGACGTGCGGTCGGCCGGCATCGTCCCCGTGGTCGGCGTCGACGAGGTCCGCGCCGCCCAGCAGGCCGTCCGCGCCGTCGGTGCCCGTGACGACGTGCTCGCCTACGTGGTCGACCTGGCCCGCGCCACCCGCCAGGCGCCGTCCGTCCGGGTCGGCGTCAGCCCGCGCGGCTCGACCGCCCTGCTGGCCGCCGCGAAGGCCTGGGCCTGGCTCACCGGCTACGACGCCATCACCCCGGACCACGTGCAGGCCATGCTCCTGCCGGTGTGGCGGCACCGCCTGCGCATCGCGGCCGACGCCGAGCTTGAGGGCGTCGGCGCGGACGGGGTGCTGCAGCAGGTGCTCGAGCAGGTGCGGGTGCCGATCTAG